Part of the Aquicella lusitana genome is shown below.
ATTCGAGTCCCCATCTTTTTTTACTGAGCGGATAATAAAAAGTCTCCACATTATCAATTTGATGAGACGTGAATGAATACGTATAAATTTTAAATCCGGGGTTATTGCCAAATAGAGGACTGATGGAAGGTGTACCCGTCACCGGCACGCGGTTCGCATTGCTCAAGGTTAGAATCTGGAACCAATCAGTGTGCAAATGACCGGCAAAAATACCGGAAATTTCGGGCGCAAACTGCTTTAATTCAGCTTCAAAGCGCTCTGTATATTCAGTTTTCCAGAGCTCGATCAACCTGAGCAAACGAAATTGCAAAGTGGCGTAAACATCAATGCCAGGAGGTATATGCATCGCAATCAACACGTGCTGCCGGCGCTTCCTTGCTTCTGCAAGCTGTTCATGCAACCAGCCGAGTTCTGTATTCGCAGCCTGATGAATATTTTTTCCTTTTGCTTTATAGGAGAACAGCACGGTGTTCAAAACAATCAGACGCAAAGCAGGATAATGGGGAATATCCACTGAATAATATCCGCCCGTCGGAAATTCACGCAGTAACGCAGCCCGATTGTTTTTGTCCTTTACTAAACCAGCCCAAAGGTGGGCCGTGTCGCTAAAAAAAGCGCCATGCGGTTCTGATACATAATCGCCGCGGTAGGAATCATTATTGCCTACCACAGCATAGGCATCTATTCCGGGAAAAGCGCGCATGAATTCGCTTGTTAAAAATACCATGGTTTTCCGGACAAATGCGCGATAACCTGCCGATGACTTATCGAGTGCATACTGCTTATAATATCGTCGGTAATCATGCCCAAGAAAGTCACCCAGCACCATCACAAATTGCGCTTGTTCTTTCTGCGCGGCCTGACTTGCAGCTCCAAGCGCGGATTTGAGTAATGGATAGTTAGTATCCTGGCGGTACTGCGGAGCGCTGATATCGTATTTCGCCAGAATAGCGGGCCATTGTGCTGCTGGCGTTTGCTGTAATTTTTTTATTAACGGACAAGGCCTTACAGGAGCTTGATAACAAGAAATAAAAGGATCAAAGTGCACATCCGTTATGCTGAGGAAATGAATATTATTAGCCGGACCCGAAGCAAAACTGGATGGAATCATTACGCCTGTAACAAGCGCTAAAAAGCAAAATAAAGTCGAAAACCAACGAGCTGTTAAAAGCATGGGATATCTCATGGATTCTATCATCGCGATGAATAACAATTAGTTTATATGGATATAAAACAAATAGACAATAAAATTAACCCAGCAAGCGGCACAAGCCATTAACGTATTCTTTTTTTGGATTCAGGTTTTGTGATCGAAGATGACTCTTCTTTTTTAGAAGGAGTACGTTTCATAATGCTGTATCTTGTCAATTCCGAACTGGCTTTAGCCATTTTCTGAATAAGAATATTCGCAGCAGTCCACTTGAGTTGGCCCCGCTTGGCAGCGTCGATTATTTTTAACTGGTGATAAACACTTTCCGGTAAAGAGACAATATGTTTTTTATTATTAAACATAAAAGTATAGGGATAAGTTACTTGTTTGTCAGTAAGTTTCCTTTGGTTTTCAGAAATAGCTTCATAAATGTTGTTGCGTAAACCAATCAGTTCTGATCGGGCAGCCTGTTCAGTTATCCAGTGTTCATAATCTTGTTTATTCATATTAGTGATCACATCTACAATTTTGTTGCCCACCATTTTTTGGCACACATAATTCCATTGATTGTTTATTTTTATTGCGAACACAGCGGCTGCCTCTGCATTATCATAATAATCCGTTTTACGGATAATAAATAAATTTTGCTTACTATTGTCCATGAAATTTCGAATATCCGCCTCCATCAAGGCAGGATCCGTTTCACCTTCCGTGTTCTCATCCAAACTAAGACGATTGATATGAGCGATTCGGGGAGTAGCAGTATTTTCTTCCGCCACAAAACTACAGCCTGTTAGCATGGGGGTAATAATTATCTGCGCCTCGGCAGGAACCTCGATCTCTATTGATTCATTGCTTTCGCAAGGAACGTAAAAAGCGGGGAAGCGCAACAATGCCTTCCCCTTTAACTGACTATAAAGCCGGCTGTTTTCCGGTACCATGATTAAAATATCTTCGCCCAAACCCAGTTTAAGCTCGGCCGAGTCGAACAAGGCAAAATTAGTCATCCCCCCTGCCGCCAATCCGGGAGCCTCACTTTGAACCAACCCCATCAACATTACCGGGTTGGTAAGCAGCATATTGATTATAAAGTTAAAATCAGCATCAGCGCTGTTCATTTAGAAGGGCCTTTTTGTCCTCACACTACTACAGTATAAGAGGAAAAAGGCCCTAATAATTAAAAGCTAAAGAAATTCTTCGGAAGCTGGTTATCAAGATCAAACTTCTCTAAAAGAAATTGAACTAGGATTTTTTTTCAGCCGAGGAAATGACACCGCACGCAATACGCGCGCCGCCGCCACCCAGTTTTTCGGGATGGTCAGAATAATTATCACCCCCCTCATGAATCATGAGCGCGTGGCCTTTTAACTCCGCCATCTTAAAACGCGGGGCAAGCGTAGGCAGTGTTGCTGACCCGTCCTCATTAACAATTAAAACTGGGAGATCTCCCAAATGGCTATGTTTGATATAAGGCCCATTGTGTTCTTTTGTGTTAGCAGGATCAAAATGCCCGCCTGCGGCCATGCCCTTATCTGCGCAGGAAGGGTTTTCATGGATATGAAATCCATGGATACCGGGCGGAAGACCTTTTAAATCAGGGGTCAGCAATACACCACAAATGGAAAGCTCAACTTTTACAGTGCCAATACTTTTACTTTGATTATTTTCATCTACCAAATACATGGGAATAACAACCTGATGTGACGCAGCGCAAGCCAACTTAATACCTAGAAGCGCCAATAAGCTTACTATTCCGTTCGCTATTCTTTTTCCTTGCATGTTTAAAATTCCTTCAGTTTATTCACAATGCAGCTATTAATCATACTTCGGGTAGATTAGGTTCGTAAACTGATATTGGGAGAATAGATGATCAAGAAAAATAGGATAGCGCCAAACATGAGCTTGGCGCCAATGTGCCTATTCTTGTGAAACCGCGTCAGTCAGCTCAGCACTTAGCGATGGATTGTGACACTTGGTAGCAATATCGCCAAGGGATATGATACCTGTCAGACGTTTGTCCTTGTTTAACACCACAAGCCGGCGGATTTGCAACTGTTCCATTTGTTGCGCGACTTTTTCTATATCATCCGACTCAAAACAAAAATGTATTCCCTTGCTCATGACGTCCCTTAATGTTGTTTTAGCAGGATCCTTACCCTCCGCCACTGCACGGATCACAATATCACGATCTGTTACCGCACCAATCAAACGGTCATTTTCCCCTACCGGGATAAATCCATAATCATGTGTATTCATTTGTCGAGCGGCTTCTTTTAAAGTAGCAGTTGGAGGGAGAAATTCAGGTTTTTTCGACATAACATCTTTCGCTTTCATAAGCACCTCCTTGAAAAAAGACTTTAAGCCATTTTTATTCTTGACAACATAAATTATAACATTATACCGACACCCCTGCAGTCGGAGAGAAAAGCGCCCACATTAATAGATTGATAATAATGATGAATTATTTCTGATGGCTAGTTTAACGTTACCGGGCCAATTTAATTGAATTTCTCCGATTTAACCTCACTAGAAAAAAGCCGAAAATTCACAGCGTTCAATGATACAATCTTAAGAAAACAATTTTTAAAATTCATTTAAAAACAAAAAGCTATTGCCATGGGCGAGAGCGAAGCAAGCCAGATTTTATTGTACATTTGAAAGGAGCATGTGGCATGAATGCTCGTTGTAAAAACTGGATTCCTCCGTTTTCGCTTGCAATCACGGTCTTATCTTGATCCTCCTATAAAAAATCAGCTGCTTAACTTCTCGTTAATATTCAACGTTTATACTAGGCCTCATCATTTCATAACGATTTCCCTATAAATTATGTATTCGCACAGTTACAACTCAAGCATGCTAAAAAAGCTGGAAGCATTCCTCAACGACGCCTCTTCCAGCCACGGTACACCTGTTTCCGTAAAGTCGTGCCAATGCAATAACATGGAAGCAATCAAGGATTATCTCTACGAACGCTTTCAGGCACCCCAGAACCAAACGATTTTACTATTATGCGCGGACCATGCCGGTTATGGTGATTTGCTGTTCGGTCTACGAATGGCAGGAGTAATAAAGGAAAAATTTCCTTCTATCACCATTCATTTTGTCACGAGCAAATCTGGACAGAAAAAAATACTGGAATTAAGCGGTGGCATTGAATTTGGATTAACTGATTGCATTTATAACATCGAAGATTATCTGGGTCACATAAATCAAACATACGCTAATGGTGCGTGGTTAGATAATCCAGCACAACTCGAACAACGTGACAAAATGGTACCTGATCTGATCATTGAGGCGCCTGTTTACAGCCTTTTAAAACCGAATATTCAGTATTTACCTAATAAAAATAATATTCTCTTAATCTCAGAGTATGGGGCTGATGCAAACAAGAGT
Proteins encoded:
- a CDS encoding metallophosphoesterase, which gives rise to MLLTARWFSTLFCFLALVTGVMIPSSFASGPANNIHFLSITDVHFDPFISCYQAPVRPCPLIKKLQQTPAAQWPAILAKYDISAPQYRQDTNYPLLKSALGAASQAAQKEQAQFVMVLGDFLGHDYRRYYKQYALDKSSAGYRAFVRKTMVFLTSEFMRAFPGIDAYAVVGNNDSYRGDYVSEPHGAFFSDTAHLWAGLVKDKNNRAALLREFPTGGYYSVDIPHYPALRLIVLNTVLFSYKAKGKNIHQAANTELGWLHEQLAEARKRRQHVLIAMHIPPGIDVYATLQFRLLRLIELWKTEYTERFEAELKQFAPEISGIFAGHLHTDWFQILTLSNANRVPVTGTPSISPLFGNNPGFKIYTYSFTSHQIDNVETFYYPLSKKRWGLEYTFNRVYPLGCNNCPILKGMDALQQTGRLADSYKYYYAVSTTSQPITNQWKPYYWCATRTVNAANYRKCLAAI
- a CDS encoding superoxide dismutase family protein, with the translated sequence MQGKRIANGIVSLLALLGIKLACAASHQVVIPMYLVDENNQSKSIGTVKVELSICGVLLTPDLKGLPPGIHGFHIHENPSCADKGMAAGGHFDPANTKEHNGPYIKHSHLGDLPVLIVNEDGSATLPTLAPRFKMAELKGHALMIHEGGDNYSDHPEKLGGGGARIACGVISSAEKKS
- a CDS encoding CBS domain-containing protein, whose product is MKAKDVMSKKPEFLPPTATLKEAARQMNTHDYGFIPVGENDRLIGAVTDRDIVIRAVAEGKDPAKTTLRDVMSKGIHFCFESDDIEKVAQQMEQLQIRRLVVLNKDKRLTGIISLGDIATKCHNPSLSAELTDAVSQE